In one Staphylococcus lutrae genomic region, the following are encoded:
- the comGC gene encoding competence type IV pilus major pilin ComGC produces MFQKLKSKFTRKEGFTLIEMLLVLLIISVLLILIIPNIAKQSEHIQKTGCAAQLKMVDSQIEAYTLKFNRQPASIDDLVHEGYIKENQKNCKSGEAITVRDGEAVAS; encoded by the coding sequence ATGTTTCAAAAGTTAAAATCAAAATTTACTCGTAAGGAAGGGTTTACCCTTATTGAAATGTTGCTTGTTTTATTAATTATCAGCGTCCTTTTAATCCTGATTATCCCAAATATCGCTAAGCAATCAGAACATATACAAAAAACAGGCTGTGCCGCACAGTTAAAAATGGTAGATAGTCAAATTGAAGCCTACACGTTAAAGTTTAATAGACAACCGGCTTCAATAGACGATCTCGTTCATGAAGGCTATATAAAAGAAAATCAAAAAAACTGTAAATCAGGAGAGGCAATAACAGTTAGAGATGGAGAAGCCGTTGCGTCGTGA
- the comGB gene encoding competence type IV pilus assembly protein ComGB, which yields MKRIYENIQFRRTLKQLHAHHLLIMLRLYQLLIHGFTFAEAIMFIYEQLNLNQPQFEQHLQAKLKMGANCYEIFSLFGYPSTILMQIYFAEKYGSLPETLKLCHQFYTKNRQLKQQLIKAIQYPLVLIIIFIALIVTLNQTIMPQFEQMYDSMQIKQSMLQRFMKRFIENFPQFFFISLCLLTALYYFLSSRLKRLPMHQQIQYLIRIPIFNKYYKLFTTYHMTNQFVLFFRNGITLNDIVSIYLNQQANLFLQYVGFTLQTQLQKGESFTQILTDLHCFETQFISYIKQGEKRDKLDIELEIYSSFLLDRIEGFIQRHIKWIQPIMFIFIGMLVLSVYLIMMLPVFEMIQTIKE from the coding sequence ATGAAAAGAATTTACGAAAATATACAATTTAGGCGTACATTAAAACAGCTTCATGCACATCACTTACTCATTATGCTGCGCTTATATCAACTATTAATCCATGGTTTTACCTTTGCCGAAGCGATAATGTTTATATATGAACAACTCAACTTGAATCAACCTCAGTTTGAGCAACATCTCCAAGCAAAATTAAAAATGGGTGCAAATTGTTATGAGATCTTCTCACTTTTTGGTTATCCGTCAACAATCTTAATGCAAATTTATTTTGCGGAAAAATATGGCTCATTACCGGAAACTTTAAAATTATGTCATCAATTTTATACTAAGAATAGACAATTAAAACAACAGTTAATCAAAGCGATACAATATCCACTTGTTCTTATTATCATTTTCATAGCACTGATTGTCACTTTGAATCAAACCATCATGCCCCAATTTGAACAAATGTATGATTCGATGCAAATCAAACAATCCATGTTGCAACGCTTTATGAAGAGGTTCATAGAGAATTTCCCTCAATTTTTCTTCATTTCACTTTGCCTTCTTACCGCTCTCTACTATTTTTTGAGTTCAAGATTAAAACGGCTTCCAATGCATCAACAGATTCAGTATTTAATTCGAATCCCTATTTTTAATAAATACTACAAACTTTTTACGACTTACCATATGACCAATCAATTTGTCTTATTTTTTAGAAACGGCATTACATTGAATGATATTGTCTCAATTTATTTAAACCAACAAGCAAATTTATTTTTACAATATGTTGGATTCACACTCCAAACACAACTCCAAAAAGGGGAATCATTTACACAAATTCTCACTGATCTTCATTGTTTTGAAACCCAATTCATCAGCTATATCAAACAAGGAGAAAAACGTGACAAACTAGATATAGAGTTGGAAATTTATAGTTCCTTTCTATTAGATCGTATTGAAGGATTTATCCAACGCCATATTAAGTGGATTCAACCGATTATGTTTATATTTATCGGCATGTTAGTACTGTCAGTCTATTTAATCATGATGTTACCAGTATTTGAGATGATACAAACCATTAAAGAATAG
- the comGA gene encoding competence type IV pilus ATPase ComGA, whose product MQLLLDHVLQFAIQNSASDIHFIPSSTQVEVRLRVKDHLMRYDTLNLETYQKLLSLLKYQAGLDISTRHKAQSGRYIYEYKELYYLRVSTLPVNLGTESCVIRVTPQYFQNVRTHSVVDIKSNMEKKQGLILFSGPTGAGKSTLMYQMVVYAKQKLNLNIITIEDPVERLVNGITQISVNEKADITYGSSLKAILRCDPDVILIGEIRDSQIARDVIQASLSGHLVLSTIHANDCSGVLLRLIEMGLTHQDLMQSINLIINQRLITTTSEQQQLVYETMNQEEIQFFLKHDFELPKAFITLADKLQLLYKEGVIDEKNLRKYTI is encoded by the coding sequence ATGCAACTACTGCTCGATCATGTGTTACAATTTGCAATTCAAAATTCAGCATCGGACATTCATTTTATTCCTTCATCCACACAAGTTGAAGTCAGACTCCGTGTTAAAGATCATTTAATGCGCTATGATACTTTAAATTTAGAAACGTATCAAAAACTACTTTCATTACTTAAATATCAAGCAGGTTTAGATATTTCAACAAGGCATAAGGCACAGAGTGGACGCTATATTTATGAATATAAAGAATTGTATTATTTAAGAGTTTCGACTTTGCCAGTGAATTTAGGGACTGAAAGTTGTGTCATACGAGTGACACCCCAATATTTTCAAAATGTTCGCACCCATAGTGTTGTAGATATCAAATCAAATATGGAGAAGAAGCAAGGTTTAATCCTTTTTAGCGGTCCAACAGGAGCAGGAAAAAGTACTTTGATGTATCAAATGGTGGTTTATGCCAAACAAAAATTGAATTTAAATATTATTACGATTGAAGACCCGGTGGAACGTCTAGTTAATGGCATTACACAAATATCAGTGAACGAAAAAGCGGACATTACTTACGGTTCATCATTAAAAGCCATTTTACGCTGTGACCCGGATGTGATTCTTATAGGGGAAATTAGGGACAGTCAAATTGCAAGAGATGTCATCCAAGCGAGCTTAAGCGGTCATTTAGTTTTATCAACCATCCATGCAAATGATTGCTCTGGGGTATTACTCAGGCTCATAGAAATGGGACTCACACATCAAGATTTAATGCAATCCATTAATTTGATTATTAATCAAAGGTTGATTACTACGACTTCTGAGCAACAACAACTTGTTTATGAAACGATGAATCAAGAAGAAATCCAATTTTTCCTAAAACACGATTTTGAGCTCCCGAAAGCATTTATAACACTTGCTGATAAACTTCAACTGCTATACAAAGAGGGGGTCATTGATGAAAAGAATTTACGAAAATATACAATTTAG
- a CDS encoding MBL fold metallo-hydrolase: MKISFLTLGVVSTNTYFVENDTDLLLFDPAGNAEKIIEKIKQSKKTLQAILLTHAHFDHIAALDDVLKTFPVPVYMHQEEFSFLKDPEKNGSAKFTQYGLPIITSHAQPIALDESTYQIGSFSFETLHTPGHSPGSLTYVFDEFAIVGDTLFNNGIGRTDLYQGDYETLVDSIKDKLFSLNDQLPLYPGHGPLTTVENEYMNPFLDGEM, encoded by the coding sequence ATGAAAATTTCTTTTTTGACTTTAGGTGTTGTGAGTACCAACACATATTTTGTAGAAAATGATACTGATTTGTTATTATTTGATCCTGCAGGGAATGCTGAAAAAATCATCGAAAAGATTAAGCAATCAAAAAAAACGTTACAGGCAATTTTGTTAACACATGCGCATTTCGATCATATTGCAGCACTAGATGATGTGTTAAAAACCTTTCCAGTTCCGGTATACATGCACCAAGAAGAATTTTCATTTTTAAAGGATCCTGAGAAGAACGGTTCAGCTAAGTTTACGCAATATGGTTTACCTATAATTACAAGCCATGCACAACCCATCGCTTTAGATGAATCGACTTATCAAATCGGATCATTTAGTTTTGAAACACTGCATACACCCGGACATTCCCCTGGGAGTTTAACCTATGTATTTGATGAATTTGCAATTGTAGGGGACACGCTGTTTAACAATGGTATTGGTCGAACAGATTTATACCAAGGTGACTACGAAACATTAGTTGATTCTATTAAGGATAAGTTGTTCAGCTTAAACGACCAACTGCCACTATATCCAGGGCACGGTCCATTAACAACTGTAGAAAATGAATATATGAATCCGTTTCTAGATGGGGAAATGTAA
- a CDS encoding MTH1187 family thiamine-binding protein, with the protein MAIVDIVVIPIGTKGPSVSHYIAEMQVKLEAFKQEGKIDYQLTPMNTLIEGELPDLLEVVQAIHELPFNHGLDRVCTNIRIDDRRDKKRKMQEKLESVKKHLK; encoded by the coding sequence ATGGCCATTGTGGATATAGTTGTGATACCCATCGGAACAAAAGGACCGAGTGTTAGCCATTATATTGCAGAAATGCAAGTCAAACTTGAAGCTTTCAAACAAGAAGGGAAAATTGATTATCAATTAACACCTATGAACACTTTAATTGAAGGTGAACTACCAGATTTGTTAGAAGTCGTACAAGCGATTCATGAACTGCCTTTTAACCACGGATTAGACCGCGTATGTACAAACATCCGAATTGATGATCGACGTGACAAAAAGCGGAAAATGCAAGAGAAATTAGAATCTGTAAAAAAACATTTAAAATAA
- a CDS encoding ROK family glucokinase — MNKNLILAADIGGTTCKLGIFDEALTPLSKWSIETDISDATGRVLLKQIYEAFLSEMARNNFNMEQVIGMGIGVPGPVKFESGIVNGAVNLNWSQPVNVSEIMGSFVSFPVYVDNDANVAALGEKHSGAGKDADDVVAITLGTGLGGGIIANGEIVHGHNGSGAELGHFRVDHDQRFKCNCGKYGCIETVASATGVVNLVNFYYPKLTFKSSILQLIKENKVTAKAVFDAAKAGDQFCIFITERVANYIAYLASIISITTNPKYIILGGGMSDAGDILIENIKTEYYHLAFTPSQQGTEIVRAQLGNDAGIVGAAGLIKTYIIEKERI, encoded by the coding sequence ATGAACAAAAACTTAATTTTAGCTGCTGATATTGGGGGCACGACATGTAAACTGGGTATTTTTGATGAAGCATTGACACCACTATCGAAATGGTCGATTGAAACTGACATCTCAGATGCGACGGGTAGAGTCTTATTGAAACAAATTTATGAGGCTTTTTTAAGTGAGATGGCGCGAAACAACTTCAATATGGAACAAGTCATAGGGATGGGCATAGGTGTTCCTGGACCTGTTAAATTCGAGTCTGGTATCGTTAATGGCGCTGTTAATTTAAACTGGTCACAACCAGTCAATGTATCAGAAATTATGGGCTCGTTTGTGTCGTTCCCTGTATACGTTGACAATGATGCAAATGTCGCTGCCTTGGGTGAAAAACATAGTGGCGCGGGGAAAGATGCAGATGATGTCGTGGCGATTACACTTGGTACAGGCTTAGGTGGCGGTATTATTGCAAATGGAGAAATTGTACATGGACATAATGGTTCGGGCGCTGAATTGGGGCATTTCCGTGTTGATCATGATCAACGTTTTAAATGTAATTGTGGCAAATATGGATGCATTGAAACTGTAGCCTCTGCCACTGGCGTCGTTAATCTCGTTAATTTCTATTACCCTAAATTGACGTTTAAATCATCTATTTTACAGCTTATTAAAGAAAATAAAGTGACAGCCAAAGCAGTGTTTGATGCGGCGAAGGCTGGTGATCAATTCTGTATTTTCATCACAGAGCGCGTTGCGAATTATATTGCCTACCTTGCGAGTATTATCAGTATCACTACGAACCCTAAATATATTATCTTAGGTGGCGGTATGTCAGATGCGGGAGACATTTTAATAGAGAATATTAAAACAGAATATTACCACCTTGCTTTCACACCTTCTCAACAAGGCACAGAAATTGTACGTGCGCAACTTGGGAATGATGCAGGTATTGTTGGCGCAGCAGGTTTAATAAAAACGTATATTATTGAAAAGGAGCGTATCTAA